DNA from Triticum aestivum cultivar Chinese Spring chromosome 7D, IWGSC CS RefSeq v2.1, whole genome shotgun sequence:
tctctctttggatctcaatacaaagttctcctcgattctcttggagatctattcaatgtaattcttttagcggtgtgtttgtcgagatccgatgaattgtgggtttatgatcaagattatctatgaacaatatttggttcttctctgaattcttatatgtatgatttgatatctttgcaagtctcttcgaattatcagtttggtttggcctactagattgatctttcttgcaatgggagaagtgcttagctttgggttcaatcttgcggtgtcctttcccagtgacagcaggggcagcaaggctcgtattgtcttgttgccatcgaggataaaaagatggggtttatcatattgcttgagtttatccctctacatcatgtcatcttgcctaatgcattactctgttcttatgaacttaatactctagatgcatgctggatagcggtcgatgtgtggagtaatagtagtagatgtagaatcgtttcggtctacttgtcgcggacgtgatgcctatatacatgatcatgcctagatattctcataactatgcacttttctatcaattgctcgacagtaatttgttcacgcaccgtaataattatgctatcttgagagaagccactagtgaaacctatggcccccgggtctattttccatgatataagtttcccgtcaacttgctatttctgccgccgtttattttgcaatctttactttccaatctatacaataaaaatactaaaaatatttatcttattatctctatcagatctcacttttgcaagtggtcgtgaagggattaacaacccctttatcgcgttggttgcaaggttcttatttgtttgtgcaggtatgagggacttgcgtgtagtctccaagtggattgataccttggttctcaaaaactgaagaaaatacttacgctactttgctgcatcaccctttcctcttcaaggaaaaaccaatgcatgctcaagaggtagcataaaaaacaagcaaaaaacagcaactggtactGAGCACtgggtcagtaggttagtcccaaaaaatgatataaagttgatataaaatgattataaaacacccaagaatgataataaaacagcatgaatacttcataaattatagatacgttggagacttatcaataGGGTCGGAGCCAGATTCACTTGGACCAACCGCCAAGCGGAGCCGACCCGACCTATCCTCGACAGGGTCTTCGCATCTCCTGAGTGGGACATTCGTTGCCCCCTAGCTTCGCTCCGGGCGATCACTCGGATTGGGTCCGATCACGTTACCCTGCTTCTCTCTTGAGAGAACGAACGACCTCCCCTGCCACCCCTCTTCCGGTTTGAAACCTTCTGGTTACGCCAGCCTGGGTTTGCCGCGGCGGTGGTCGCTAGGTGGCAGGAGGCGCGCGAGGCTCCCCATCGATCCCTCTCGGTTGTTGACTCCTGGCACTTCTGTGCAAAGCGGTCATGACAATTCATGAAAGGATGGTGCCAACGTGGGCCGTGATATCCGGGAGCGCAAGAAAGCCCTCCTTGAGGCCATCCAGGTCCTCGATCTCCGCGCGGATGGCGCGGGTTTATCTGCCGAGGAATGGATGCTTACATACGACTTAGAGGACCCGCTCACGGTCATCTACACCGACGAGGAGGCTTACTGGCGCTTGCGGGGTACGTAGAATTGGGTCCTCAAGGGGGATGCCAATACTGCTTACTTCCAGGCCATCGCCAACGGCCGGCGACGCCGTAACTCCATCCCTCTCCTATGGGATGGAGAGACCCTCCTGCAGTAGCCGGAAGACATCCAGGCCCATGTAGACGGCTTTTACAGAGACCTATTCTCTGCCTCCCATCGGGGAGGGCTGGCCCTCGCGCACGACATTTGGCCGGCCCACAGACGTGTCTCGCCGGCAGACAACGTGGCCCTGACGGCCCCGTTCTCCGAGGCAGAAGTCTGGGCGGCCATTAAGGGCATGAATCCATCGTCGGCCCCTGGCCCGGATGGCCTTCCGGTGAAGTTCTTCCAGACTTTCTTGGGGGCTATTAAACCGGAGGTGATGGCCCCCTTTGAGGAGTTCTATGTTGGCTCCATCGACCTTACCAGGCTGAACTTTGGGATTATCACCCTCATTCCCAAAGTAACTGGGGCTTCGGATACCGCCAGTTCCGCCCGATTACGGTGATCAATGTCATCTTCCGCATCCTTGCGAAGGGGTACGCCATTAGGGTGGCCCCAATAGTGGACCGGATCACACACCCGGATCAGTCGGCATTCATCCAGGGCCGATATATCCTTGATGGAGTCCTAGTGTTTCAGGAAGCACTTCATGAGGTGCACACCAAACACCTCAAGGCAGTTTTCCTGAAACTGGACTTCCACAAGGCATACGACACGGTGTCCCAAAGGCACGGCTTTGTTTCTATTTAGCTGATGTAGACATGATTTGGACCATATAGGAAGAGTATGCAGATACCGAACACTCGTATCTTCTTTTCCAGAAGATGGTGACCAGTTGATAGATACTTTGGCTGATCCGgtggatattctgttttttctccttttctttagTTAGAGGTTTAAGGAAAAAAATGATTCTTCCACGGCAGCCATGACTTGACTTTTGAAAGTTCTGTTGGATTAATTTCCATGGAAATTTTCATTCTTGAGAGTACTAAAGAAGGTGACATCGAGAATTGACATTTGGACTATTCATTGTTCTATTCGGTCCCGATTTTTGGTGTGGACGCCCTGAATTCCACCTAATCTTGTAAACCCAGTCCATGAAAACAATTTGTACAATGAAGCATTACACCGTGAAGAATTATTTCATCCAAGAAACCGGTTTTCTAGGGAAGTCCAAGAAACATGTGACGCGGACGATTGAACGTTTCTAATCTATGGATTGTCGGACTGATACTGAAAGCAACACAATGTTATTTAAAGAAAATTTGGGTTAGTATGGGTCGGTTTGAGGGGGGGAAGCTATAATTCCTGAGATAATAAGCTTTGGGGGAAAGGCTAATTGAGTTTTAATTGCTAAACGATTTTCTTATGCGAAAATGCGAAATGTAGGACGAGCTCCATGATCACGTGCCAGGTATCCTTTTCCCATTAATCTCCCTCTGATATTCACGTCCTTCCCACTGTTTCACAATGTACATGTCTTTTTTTAGATTAATTTAAATTGCTTATTACATGTGGCACGTGGTCACAATGTATACATATCTAAACATGTCACATAAATGAAAAACCGACATTGTTGCCAATGTAATTAAAAAGATATCATTTTGATGACTCCAGAAAGAAACAATGATAAGCATGTGGATCTATACAAAACACCTACACGCGGAAAAGTTTAGTCGCTAATTTTTTTAGGAAAAAAGTTTAGTTGCTAAATAAATAAACAATTAATGAAGTAAACAGGTGGCACCGATGATTGACGGCTTCAAATCTATGGACTGTTGGACTGATCGCTGAAAGCAACAAGCAAGCAAAGGCAATTAGGACAAGCAGAAATCGAGCGGCCGGCCGTGCCGCGGCTGGGGTAGCTAGCATGCTGGGCGTCCTGGTGCTCCTGCTCCTGCTGATGCCGCTGTCGGCAACTGCAACAGCACAGCTCTGCGGCAGCGGCGGCAACTACGTGGCCAACGGCACCTACGAGTCCAacctcgccgccctcgcctccACCCTCCCCGCCAACGCCTCATCCTCCCCGCAGCTCTtcgccgtcgccaccgccggcCAATCCCCGGACGCGGTGCACGCGCTCGCGCTCTGCCGGGGCGACTTCGCCAGCGACACCGCGTGCAGGGACTGCGTCGCCGCCTCCTTCCAGCACGCGCAGCGGGCGTGCCCCAGCGACAAGGCCGCCACCGTCTACTACGAGTACGACGACGACCAGAGACCAGGCTGCGTGCTCGGCTTCTCCGGCGACGATGGCTTCCTCAACCCAGTGGCCAGTCTCACCGGGAACGGCACTCTCTTCCAGGCGTGGAACACGGGGAACATCTCCGGCGTCGCCGGTGTCGTCACCGCTGGCGTCCACGAGCTGCTGACCGCCACGGCCCAAGACGCGGCCGCCAACACGACGAGGCGGTACGCCACCGCGGTCATGGATTCTGCCCCGACGACGCTCTACTCTCTAGCGCAGTGCACGCCGGACCTGTCCGCCGGCGACTGCCAGGCGTGCCTCCAGCGGCTCATCGGCATGGTCAACGCCACCACGTCCGTGCGCCTGGGAGGACGGATCTTCGTGCTGCGTTGCAACGTCAGGTTCGAGGCGTTTATGTTCTTCGACCGGCCCATGCGGCGGATCAGTCCATCGTCCAACGCTCCGGCTCCTCCCACAGGCAAGAGTGCACTTTGGTTTCTGTCTCCATCCATACGTCGTTGCACAAACACAATTGAAATTAAGGTTACAAATTCATTTGCTGGTGGTGGTTACAATCTTGATTTAGTTGGCATGCTATCAGTAGttcgctactccctccgttttctaaatacaagtctttttagatattttactaaagactacatatggatgtatatagacgtattttagagtgtagattcattcattttgctttgaCAATAGAttcattcattcattttgctccgtacgatAATTTGTGGATGTCCAATTTTAAAGGTCATGGAACGCGGCCTTGGGTAATTGCTATATGTGTAGCTGCTCCACTAGCACTGGTTGCTTTCTGCGTCATTGTCTACTGTCGTTGCCTCAGAGGAAGAAGGAACAAAAATGGTGGGTAAATTAGTTTCTGAGATGCTACTATGTACTATATATGTAGTAGTACTCCGCTAAATATAAAGAGATTTTTTGATTGCTTGGAGGTTGCTCACCACATACTCCATGCATGTGGTAAATATAAAGAGATTTAATTAAGGGGATCGGCATGTTGGGTCAATTCCCAATTTTTCAGGTACAAAGATACTACGAGAAAATCGTAGTTACAAGTTGCAAGAAGGAGATCAAGAACTAGTATGGGATATGGAAGAAGCATTATCCGGCTTTACAATTTTTGATTTTCATGAGATATTGGAAGCTACAAGTAACTTCTCCGAAGAAAATAAACTTGGAGAAGGAGGATTTGGCCCTGTATATATGGTACATATATGATACATCATACTTTATATAATGCTCACGCATTCTCTAATCAAGAGAAACAATTATTTGAAACTGTGGAGGAATATTGATTGAAATTGTGATTAATTTCCTTGTGCTCATTACTTAGTAGTTATGAATTAATTGTGCACCATAATGTAACACGATTGAGGCATAATATCATCTTTGTTTCCCTAGGGTCATTTTCTTCAAGGATTGGAGATAGCAGTCAAGAGACTTGCTTCACATTCAGGACAAGGTGTCTTAGAGTTCAAAAATGAAGTTCAGCTCATAGCCAAACTTCAACATAGGAATTTGGTTAGACTCTTGGGATGTTGCTCGCAAGGAGAGGAAAAAATATTGGTCTATGAATACTTGCCAAACAAAAGTTTGGACTTCTACATATTTGGTACATATTTGCATTCCCATATTTCTATATATTGTTTAACAATGATGCCTGAAACATGATAGAAAATATGTTACTATATATTCTTTAGAAATCCTATGTGCGTAATTGCACTCTCTTTACATGTTTTTCTCTCCATGTATTAACATTTAGATCATGTGCAGATGAATGTAGAAAAGCTTTATTGGATTGGAACAAACGTCTTGCAATAATTGAAGGAATAGCAGAAGGACTTCTTTACCTACATAAGCACTCTTGTTTGCGTGTGATACATCGAGATCTTAAACCAAGCAACATTCTCTTGGACAATGAAATGAATCCTAAAATTTCAGATTTCGGCCTGGCAAAAATATTTAGCTCAAATAACACGGAAGAAGACACCACAAGAAGAGTGGTTGGTACATAGTAAGTTCTATATCAATTAGATCACGTGCAAATATTTTCATATACTAATCAGCCATATAGTAACTTGacatatatattgcatcattttaGTGGTTACATGGCTCCAGAGTATGCCTCCGAGGGCCTATTCTCCATCAAATCCGATGTATTCAGCTTTGGTGTCTTAATTCTTGAGATCCTTAGTGGGAATAGGAATTCTGCTAGCCATCAATGTGGAGGTTTCATCAACCTCCTCGGATATGTGAGTTCATAAACACCCATATAACATGAACTTAAATGTTGTATTAACCTATAGTATTGTACCTAACTATATGGTGAAATTGCAAATAGGCTTGGCAGTTATGGGATGAGGGAAATTGGATTGATATTGTTGATGTGTCATTGACTCCCAAGTCTCACCCAGTAGAAATGATGAGGTGCATCAACCTCGGACTACTATGTGTGCAAGAGAATGCGGCTGATCGACCGAACATGTTGGATGTTACTGCAATGCTAAGCAGCAAGACAATGCTCCTGCAGGAGCCAAAGCACCCAGCATATTTCAACCTAAGGGTAGGTGATGAAGAGGATTCATTTGCTACCCGGTCCTACAGTGTTAATGATATGACCATATCTGTAGCAACTCCTAGATAGTTTTTCTGTGTCATGTGTTTTTTCACTGAGCCAATGCAGAATCAGTGGTATAGTACACGTTGTACACCACATAATTTTGAGGGTTATGTAAGCACAAATGCTTCTCTAAATCATATAGGATTGAAGTGCATTTGCATTGTGGAAGTAGTCAATCAAAACCATAATTGTGTTTATTATAAGCTTTCGTAGAAATATAGTGCGAATGGATCAAAATACTAATTCTAAAAATCAACCTCCTCATATATGTGCGAATGGATCAAAATATTAATTCTAAAAACTATTACCAACCTCCTCGGATACGTGAATCAAGACCCAAAAGTTTTGGCTTTCTTACAAACAAGGCCAAAAACTTTGCGGCGAAGACCCAAAAGTTTTGGCTTTCTcacaaacaaggccaaaatttgGACAAGCCGTGGCTAGAAATTTCGACGCGTCGAAAGAATCCAAATCAACAAGAATGGTGCAGTGTTGTTCATTCCAAAATTAACTCATGCAATCCAGGTGCAAGTCAGTCAATACACTGGATGAAACATTCCATATCATCATCTTACCAAATCATTTCCCTGACAACACCACCACGAAGCCTAGGGCTAAAACTATAAATGGATATAAATAACGCTAATGAACACTACCTTGAAAAAGATACCTCAAAAAAGGCCAAATACCACACATCTTgagtttctatttttttttattATAACAGATAAAAATGAAACCAAAATTGActtcaaattttattttatttgaggGAACTACGGCGGGCAAGGCTAGCCTGAACTCATTTTATTGATTTTTGTTTAACAGAGTATTTACAAAGAaggagaaagagagaaagagaaatTGACTTCAATTTAACACCACCACCTCATTGATTCGGCTCATACAAAGGAACTATGGGCGATTAGTTGATACGACAAACAAGAGAGATTACCTAAATTACCGATCAACCAGTCACGGAGATGGAGCAGAACAGGATGACACAATAGGAGGGCTGCTCCGATGATGCGAGATGAACCAAGATACAAAGCGAGATGATCTGGATAGTCCGAGCTCCGGACGTCCGGTCTGTCGAGCAGGGAAACGCGTGGGGCGGCGCACGAACGGCATCAGGCGAGAGATGAAAACGCTAGCGATTTTTGCCCTAGAAAATGGAAACACTAGCGATTGATTCCTTCGGCGATTCGTGCCTGCTGGGGGCTCGGTTGGGTTGAGAAGCTGTGTGGGCTGAGGCATGGGGCTGTGTTAGCACGCCTATGGCTGGGCCTCTAGGGCTACAAATCTGACCAAAATTCCTATTAGATGTACAACACTAGT
Protein-coding regions in this window:
- the LOC123168944 gene encoding cysteine-rich receptor-like protein kinase 10, with translation MLGVLVLLLLLMPLSATATAQLCGSGGNYVANGTYESNLAALASTLPANASSSPQLFAVATAGQSPDAVHALALCRGDFASDTACRDCVAASFQHAQRACPSDKAATVYYEYDDDQRPGCVLGFSGDDGFLNPVASLTGNGTLFQAWNTGNISGVAGVVTAGVHELLTATAQDAAANTTRRYATAVMDSAPTTLYSLAQCTPDLSAGDCQACLQRLIGMVNATTSVRLGGRIFVLRCNVRFEAFMFFDRPMRRISPSSNAPAPPTGHGTRPWVIAICVAAPLALVAFCVIVYCRCLRGRRNKNGTKILRENRSYKLQEGDQELVWDMEEALSGFTIFDFHEILEATSNFSEENKLGEGGFGPVYMGHFLQGLEIAVKRLASHSGQGVLEFKNEVQLIAKLQHRNLVRLLGCCSQGEEKILVYEYLPNKSLDFYIFDECRKALLDWNKRLAIIEGIAEGLLYLHKHSCLRVIHRDLKPSNILLDNEMNPKISDFGLAKIFSSNNTEEDTTRRVVGTYGYMAPEYASEGLFSIKSDVFSFGVLILEILSGNRNSASHQCGGFINLLGYAWQLWDEGNWIDIVDVSLTPKSHPVEMMRCINLGLLCVQENAADRPNMLDVTAMLSSKTMLLQEPKHPAYFNLRVGDEEDSFATRSYSVNDMTISVATPR